One window of the Takifugu rubripes chromosome 13, fTakRub1.2, whole genome shotgun sequence genome contains the following:
- the LOC101079303 gene encoding EGF-like repeat and discoidin I-like domain-containing protein 3 isoform X2, with amino-acid sequence MKRSGSVLTATLSFFLVLCLLSVRGDYCEVNHCHNGGTCVTGVGDDLFVCICADGFGGDTCNLTETGPCNPNPCKNDGQCEVVAPTRRGDVFNEYICRCQTGFEGVHCQINVNECATKPCNNGGVCRDLDGDYTCQCSSPYVGKQCQQRCTSLLGMEGGAIVESQISASSVHYSILGLQRWGPDLARLNNQGIVNAWTSASHDRNPWIEINLQKKMRLTGIITQGASRMGTAEYIKAYKVASSLDGNTYATLKVQGQWRDKVFVGNTDNDSTKTNLFDPSIVAQYIRIIPVVCRKACTLRMELVGCELNVYSNTAGCSEPLGMKSRLISDAQISASSSFRTWGIDSFTWHPQFARLDKHGKTNAWSPVHNNRSEWIQVDLEKTKRISGIITQGAKDFGVVQFVSVFKVMYSNDGESWNTVKEENVGNDKLFQGNIDNNSHKKNVFEPPFYARYVRVVPWEWHERITLRMELLGCDD; translated from the exons atgaaacGTTCCGGGAGTGTTTTAACGGCGactctctccttctttcttgTACTTTGCCTGCTTTCGGTCAGAG GTGACTACTGTGAGGTGAACCATTGCCACAATGGAGGAACATGTGTGACGGGCGTTGGAGACGATCTGTTCGTCTGTATTTGTGCGGATGGCTTTGGTGGAGATACCTGCAACTTGACAGAGACAG GGCCctgcaaccctaacccctgtaaGAATGATGGGCAGTGTGAGGTCGTCGCTCCAACCAGGCGAGGAGACGTTTTCAATGAGTACATCTGCAGGTGCCAGACGGGCTTCGAAGGAGTGCACTGCCAAATCA ATGTGAATGAATGTGCCACGAAGCCATGCAACAACGGAGGGGTGTGTCGGGATCTGGATGGCGACTACACCTGCCAGTGTTCTTCGCCGTACGTTGGGAAACAGTGTCAGCAGC GATGCACCTCTCTGCTGGGCATGGAGGGTGGCGCAATCGTGGAGTCTCAAATTTCAGCATCCTCCGTACACTACAGTATTCTTGGCCTTCAGCGTTGGGGCCCCGATCTGGCGCGACTCAATAACCAGGGCATCGTCAATGCGTGGACATCAGCCAGCCATGACAGGAACCCTTGGATTGAG ATtaacctgcagaagaagatgCGACTGACGGGCATCATCACTCAGGGCGCCAGCCGCATGGGAACAGCTGAGTACATCAAGGCGTATAAGGTGGCGAGCAGCTTGGATGGGAATACATATGCTACCCTTAAAGTTCAAGGCCAATGGAGGGACAAG GTCTTTGTTGGTAACACAGATAACGacagcacaaagacaaaccTATTTGACCCTTCGATTGTGGCCCAATACATCCGGATCATTCCCGTCGTTTGCCGCAAAGCATGCACGCTGCGCATGGAGCTGGTGGGCTGTGAACTAAATG TTTATTCAAACACGGCAGGTTGCTCAGAGCCTCTGGGAATGAAGTCCCGGCTCATCTCAGACGCACAGATTTCAGCCTCCAGCTCTTTCCGCACGTGGGGCATTGACAGCTTCACGTGGCACCCTCAGTTTGCCCGTCTGGACAAACACGGGAAGACAAACGCTTGGTCTCCCGTGCACAACAACCGCTCCGAGTGGATCCAA GTTGATCTGGAGAAGACGAAGCGCATCAGCGGCATCATCACTCAGGGGGCCAAAGACTTCGGCGTGGTGCAGTTCGTGTCTGTTTTCAAAGTTATGTACAGTAATGATGGGGAGTCGTGGAATacggtgaaggaggagaacgTCGGCAACGATAAG CTTTTCCAGGGCAACATTGACAACAACAGCCACAAGAAGAATGTGTTTGAGCCCCCTTTCTACGCCCGATATGTGCGAGTGGTCCCCTGGGAGTGGCACGAGCGGATCACCCTGCGCATGGAGCTGCTGGGCTGCGACGACTGA
- the LOC101079303 gene encoding EGF-like repeat and discoidin I-like domain-containing protein 3 isoform X4, with the protein MKRSGSVLTATLSFFLVLCLLSVRGDYCEVNHCHNGGTCVTGVGDDLFVCICADGFGGDTCNLTETGPCNPNPCKNDGQCEVVAPTRRGDVFNEYICRCQTGFEGVHCQINVNECATKPCNNGGVCRDLDGDYTCQCSSPYVGKQCQQRCTSLLGMEGGAIVESQISASSVHYSILGLQRWGPDLARLNNQGIVNAWTSASHDRNPWIEINLQKKMRLTGIITQGASRMGTAEYIKAYKVASSLDGNTYATLKVQGQWRDKVFVGNTDNDSTKTNLFDPSIVAQYIRIIPVVCRKACTLRMELVGCELNGCSEPLGMKSRLISDAQISASSSFRTWGIDSFTWHPQFARLDKHGKTNAWSPVHNNRSEWIQVDLEKTKRISGIITQGAKDFGVVQFVSVFKVMYSNDGESWNTVKEENVGNDKLFQGNIDNNSHKKNVFEPPFYARYVRVVPWEWHERITLRMELLGCDD; encoded by the exons atgaaacGTTCCGGGAGTGTTTTAACGGCGactctctccttctttcttgTACTTTGCCTGCTTTCGGTCAGAG GTGACTACTGTGAGGTGAACCATTGCCACAATGGAGGAACATGTGTGACGGGCGTTGGAGACGATCTGTTCGTCTGTATTTGTGCGGATGGCTTTGGTGGAGATACCTGCAACTTGACAGAGACAG GGCCctgcaaccctaacccctgtaaGAATGATGGGCAGTGTGAGGTCGTCGCTCCAACCAGGCGAGGAGACGTTTTCAATGAGTACATCTGCAGGTGCCAGACGGGCTTCGAAGGAGTGCACTGCCAAATCA ATGTGAATGAATGTGCCACGAAGCCATGCAACAACGGAGGGGTGTGTCGGGATCTGGATGGCGACTACACCTGCCAGTGTTCTTCGCCGTACGTTGGGAAACAGTGTCAGCAGC GATGCACCTCTCTGCTGGGCATGGAGGGTGGCGCAATCGTGGAGTCTCAAATTTCAGCATCCTCCGTACACTACAGTATTCTTGGCCTTCAGCGTTGGGGCCCCGATCTGGCGCGACTCAATAACCAGGGCATCGTCAATGCGTGGACATCAGCCAGCCATGACAGGAACCCTTGGATTGAG ATtaacctgcagaagaagatgCGACTGACGGGCATCATCACTCAGGGCGCCAGCCGCATGGGAACAGCTGAGTACATCAAGGCGTATAAGGTGGCGAGCAGCTTGGATGGGAATACATATGCTACCCTTAAAGTTCAAGGCCAATGGAGGGACAAG GTCTTTGTTGGTAACACAGATAACGacagcacaaagacaaaccTATTTGACCCTTCGATTGTGGCCCAATACATCCGGATCATTCCCGTCGTTTGCCGCAAAGCATGCACGCTGCGCATGGAGCTGGTGGGCTGTGAACTAAATG GTTGCTCAGAGCCTCTGGGAATGAAGTCCCGGCTCATCTCAGACGCACAGATTTCAGCCTCCAGCTCTTTCCGCACGTGGGGCATTGACAGCTTCACGTGGCACCCTCAGTTTGCCCGTCTGGACAAACACGGGAAGACAAACGCTTGGTCTCCCGTGCACAACAACCGCTCCGAGTGGATCCAA GTTGATCTGGAGAAGACGAAGCGCATCAGCGGCATCATCACTCAGGGGGCCAAAGACTTCGGCGTGGTGCAGTTCGTGTCTGTTTTCAAAGTTATGTACAGTAATGATGGGGAGTCGTGGAATacggtgaaggaggagaacgTCGGCAACGATAAG CTTTTCCAGGGCAACATTGACAACAACAGCCACAAGAAGAATGTGTTTGAGCCCCCTTTCTACGCCCGATATGTGCGAGTGGTCCCCTGGGAGTGGCACGAGCGGATCACCCTGCGCATGGAGCTGCTGGGCTGCGACGACTGA
- the LOC101079303 gene encoding EGF-like repeat and discoidin I-like domain-containing protein 3 isoform X1 yields the protein MKRSGSVLTATLSFFLVLCLLSVRGDYCEVNHCHNGGTCVTGVGDDLFVCICADGFGGDTCNLTETAGPCNPNPCKNDGQCEVVAPTRRGDVFNEYICRCQTGFEGVHCQINVNECATKPCNNGGVCRDLDGDYTCQCSSPYVGKQCQQRCTSLLGMEGGAIVESQISASSVHYSILGLQRWGPDLARLNNQGIVNAWTSASHDRNPWIEINLQKKMRLTGIITQGASRMGTAEYIKAYKVASSLDGNTYATLKVQGQWRDKVFVGNTDNDSTKTNLFDPSIVAQYIRIIPVVCRKACTLRMELVGCELNVYSNTAGCSEPLGMKSRLISDAQISASSSFRTWGIDSFTWHPQFARLDKHGKTNAWSPVHNNRSEWIQVDLEKTKRISGIITQGAKDFGVVQFVSVFKVMYSNDGESWNTVKEENVGNDKLFQGNIDNNSHKKNVFEPPFYARYVRVVPWEWHERITLRMELLGCDD from the exons atgaaacGTTCCGGGAGTGTTTTAACGGCGactctctccttctttcttgTACTTTGCCTGCTTTCGGTCAGAG GTGACTACTGTGAGGTGAACCATTGCCACAATGGAGGAACATGTGTGACGGGCGTTGGAGACGATCTGTTCGTCTGTATTTGTGCGGATGGCTTTGGTGGAGATACCTGCAACTTGACAGAGACAG CAGGGCCctgcaaccctaacccctgtaaGAATGATGGGCAGTGTGAGGTCGTCGCTCCAACCAGGCGAGGAGACGTTTTCAATGAGTACATCTGCAGGTGCCAGACGGGCTTCGAAGGAGTGCACTGCCAAATCA ATGTGAATGAATGTGCCACGAAGCCATGCAACAACGGAGGGGTGTGTCGGGATCTGGATGGCGACTACACCTGCCAGTGTTCTTCGCCGTACGTTGGGAAACAGTGTCAGCAGC GATGCACCTCTCTGCTGGGCATGGAGGGTGGCGCAATCGTGGAGTCTCAAATTTCAGCATCCTCCGTACACTACAGTATTCTTGGCCTTCAGCGTTGGGGCCCCGATCTGGCGCGACTCAATAACCAGGGCATCGTCAATGCGTGGACATCAGCCAGCCATGACAGGAACCCTTGGATTGAG ATtaacctgcagaagaagatgCGACTGACGGGCATCATCACTCAGGGCGCCAGCCGCATGGGAACAGCTGAGTACATCAAGGCGTATAAGGTGGCGAGCAGCTTGGATGGGAATACATATGCTACCCTTAAAGTTCAAGGCCAATGGAGGGACAAG GTCTTTGTTGGTAACACAGATAACGacagcacaaagacaaaccTATTTGACCCTTCGATTGTGGCCCAATACATCCGGATCATTCCCGTCGTTTGCCGCAAAGCATGCACGCTGCGCATGGAGCTGGTGGGCTGTGAACTAAATG TTTATTCAAACACGGCAGGTTGCTCAGAGCCTCTGGGAATGAAGTCCCGGCTCATCTCAGACGCACAGATTTCAGCCTCCAGCTCTTTCCGCACGTGGGGCATTGACAGCTTCACGTGGCACCCTCAGTTTGCCCGTCTGGACAAACACGGGAAGACAAACGCTTGGTCTCCCGTGCACAACAACCGCTCCGAGTGGATCCAA GTTGATCTGGAGAAGACGAAGCGCATCAGCGGCATCATCACTCAGGGGGCCAAAGACTTCGGCGTGGTGCAGTTCGTGTCTGTTTTCAAAGTTATGTACAGTAATGATGGGGAGTCGTGGAATacggtgaaggaggagaacgTCGGCAACGATAAG CTTTTCCAGGGCAACATTGACAACAACAGCCACAAGAAGAATGTGTTTGAGCCCCCTTTCTACGCCCGATATGTGCGAGTGGTCCCCTGGGAGTGGCACGAGCGGATCACCCTGCGCATGGAGCTGCTGGGCTGCGACGACTGA
- the LOC101079303 gene encoding EGF-like repeat and discoidin I-like domain-containing protein 3 isoform X3 yields MKRSGSVLTATLSFFLVLCLLSVRGDYCEVNHCHNGGTCVTGVGDDLFVCICADGFGGDTCNLTETAGPCNPNPCKNDGQCEVVAPTRRGDVFNEYICRCQTGFEGVHCQINVNECATKPCNNGGVCRDLDGDYTCQCSSPYVGKQCQQRCTSLLGMEGGAIVESQISASSVHYSILGLQRWGPDLARLNNQGIVNAWTSASHDRNPWIEINLQKKMRLTGIITQGASRMGTAEYIKAYKVASSLDGNTYATLKVQGQWRDKVFVGNTDNDSTKTNLFDPSIVAQYIRIIPVVCRKACTLRMELVGCELNGCSEPLGMKSRLISDAQISASSSFRTWGIDSFTWHPQFARLDKHGKTNAWSPVHNNRSEWIQVDLEKTKRISGIITQGAKDFGVVQFVSVFKVMYSNDGESWNTVKEENVGNDKLFQGNIDNNSHKKNVFEPPFYARYVRVVPWEWHERITLRMELLGCDD; encoded by the exons atgaaacGTTCCGGGAGTGTTTTAACGGCGactctctccttctttcttgTACTTTGCCTGCTTTCGGTCAGAG GTGACTACTGTGAGGTGAACCATTGCCACAATGGAGGAACATGTGTGACGGGCGTTGGAGACGATCTGTTCGTCTGTATTTGTGCGGATGGCTTTGGTGGAGATACCTGCAACTTGACAGAGACAG CAGGGCCctgcaaccctaacccctgtaaGAATGATGGGCAGTGTGAGGTCGTCGCTCCAACCAGGCGAGGAGACGTTTTCAATGAGTACATCTGCAGGTGCCAGACGGGCTTCGAAGGAGTGCACTGCCAAATCA ATGTGAATGAATGTGCCACGAAGCCATGCAACAACGGAGGGGTGTGTCGGGATCTGGATGGCGACTACACCTGCCAGTGTTCTTCGCCGTACGTTGGGAAACAGTGTCAGCAGC GATGCACCTCTCTGCTGGGCATGGAGGGTGGCGCAATCGTGGAGTCTCAAATTTCAGCATCCTCCGTACACTACAGTATTCTTGGCCTTCAGCGTTGGGGCCCCGATCTGGCGCGACTCAATAACCAGGGCATCGTCAATGCGTGGACATCAGCCAGCCATGACAGGAACCCTTGGATTGAG ATtaacctgcagaagaagatgCGACTGACGGGCATCATCACTCAGGGCGCCAGCCGCATGGGAACAGCTGAGTACATCAAGGCGTATAAGGTGGCGAGCAGCTTGGATGGGAATACATATGCTACCCTTAAAGTTCAAGGCCAATGGAGGGACAAG GTCTTTGTTGGTAACACAGATAACGacagcacaaagacaaaccTATTTGACCCTTCGATTGTGGCCCAATACATCCGGATCATTCCCGTCGTTTGCCGCAAAGCATGCACGCTGCGCATGGAGCTGGTGGGCTGTGAACTAAATG GTTGCTCAGAGCCTCTGGGAATGAAGTCCCGGCTCATCTCAGACGCACAGATTTCAGCCTCCAGCTCTTTCCGCACGTGGGGCATTGACAGCTTCACGTGGCACCCTCAGTTTGCCCGTCTGGACAAACACGGGAAGACAAACGCTTGGTCTCCCGTGCACAACAACCGCTCCGAGTGGATCCAA GTTGATCTGGAGAAGACGAAGCGCATCAGCGGCATCATCACTCAGGGGGCCAAAGACTTCGGCGTGGTGCAGTTCGTGTCTGTTTTCAAAGTTATGTACAGTAATGATGGGGAGTCGTGGAATacggtgaaggaggagaacgTCGGCAACGATAAG CTTTTCCAGGGCAACATTGACAACAACAGCCACAAGAAGAATGTGTTTGAGCCCCCTTTCTACGCCCGATATGTGCGAGTGGTCCCCTGGGAGTGGCACGAGCGGATCACCCTGCGCATGGAGCTGCTGGGCTGCGACGACTGA